A window of Phalacrocorax carbo chromosome 12, bPhaCar2.1, whole genome shotgun sequence genomic DNA:
GTAATTTGTATTCTTGTCATATTCACGAAGAGGAGCAGTGGtcacagaaattaatgaaaCAAGTTGCAAAAGCGGGGGGGTGAAAAAAGCCTTAGTTTTTacccttctttttaaaagaagacaaGGGAGTCAGTAACTATTtcagcatttaatttctttttaaatatcagaaaatgagaacttttatttttattcttttttttttataatcacAGCTGCTTTCTTGATGTCTTCAGCATACAGTAACTAAGAGTTTTGTCCacatatttcagtgtttatGTATGCACtttctcaaaatattctttAGAAGCTTCTGGGCTTGGTTTGATCTGTCAAGAAAAGAAACTTTAGTTATTATATGCTGTAACTAAGATACAAAAATTACAGATTTGACATTTTATCCAACAAAATCCATGTGTACTTTATAAAAACAATaggttatttctgtttctgtactCGGTTAAAAGATGAAAGCCCAAATGATGTACAAGCTACTGCTTGCAAAGTTTAAGTACATAACACGTTTCTGCTGCTAAATATCAAGCAGGGCATTAAGTAAGTAAGAATTCTGAAGACAACTGGTGGAGAGTGCAAGTCAAATTtagagttttaaataaaatttgtgtcttctaaaagaaaatgatCCTTCACAGAGATCACACATACAGTACCATACAAATGGACTAAACTGGTGCAACCAATAAAAGCCTCAGGTTTATACAACAGGGACAGATTCAGTCAAGCACCTCACATTCAAGTGGTTCTCAGCCCTTAAGGCATGCAAAAATATGCCAGGGTCTATAATTAGAAAACCGATATTTAGCAGACACTTACTGTAGGGGAGTCTGGAGTCCAGTTTGCCGGGCAAACCTCTCCGTGGGTTTCCACATACTGGAATGCTTTCACCAAGCGGAGGGTCTCTTCCACGCTGCGACCGACGGGGAGATCGTTGATACTGAGATGCTTGATAATCCCATTTGGATCAATGATGAAGAGACCTCTGTAATTGAGCAAGAATTTAGGGAATGCGAATCACCTTCCAAGACCAAACACAAGAAGCTGGATGAACTATTTCATCAAGGCAGTTATTCTTAGATGCACGTAGCAGAGTTACAGTAGCAATACAGTGATATATTGTTTGTTAGTGCAGGGATCAAAAGCCAAGGGCCAGTCAACTGGTATGGTATTGTGAAATTACAGAGAAGGCATAAagactaataataataataataatagagaCAGATGTATGGTACAGGTAGTACTTCTATTTCCACCTGTATTTCAAAGTTGATAGCCGGCATCCTTCCCATGTATTTTTGATATGAAAATCCAAAGGTACTGAGTAAAAAATTGCTTATGCATTAAGCTACTAAATTAAATCCTGTTGCATATAAACATTTGTGAAAACCAAAGTCCCAGTCCTACCATATTAATTAACTTGTCAACAAATAAATGCCAGAAGTTCCTGATCCAAAGAGATTGGGAGCCAAAGGTCTCCAGAAGCCTCCTACCCAATCCAACGGATCTCAGGGACCGCTATTTGCTTTTAACAGGTATTCCCATGGtggagaaggaaatttttttttttcttctagataaTTATTGGGTTGACTGTAGTGGCCTCTAGGACTACTGCTTTAGAAACTTCTAACACAGAAGTTAAGGCAGTCTCTTCttccagaagaaacaaaacaaaaaagcaaacaaaaaaagggataGACCCCTAAATTGtgaaaaaatgtgaaactaACATGCTCTTCTGTCGTACTCATTTTCCTTAGTGACATGGAGTTCTCCCACTGACTCAGAACAGAATAGCTGGCTTTCCCCTGCACGTGTTCTCAGAGAGGCCTGGAACCATTCTCAATGACCACAATGGCCATGTGCCCTTCTCCTAGGGCAAAGTTCTGCAGAAAAACGTTAACATCCTACAGTCTTCATTTGATCCTTGTGCAGTTTCCCCTGCAGAAGGGAACAGCATGGCTCATGTTGGTTTAGATTAGGTTGTGTCATAACCCAGTATCATGCGTTACCTTAGCGCTATGCCAGGCCCTTCTAGCAGCACACCATAATCGCGGGAGATCTGTTTTGTGAGGTCCGACAGAACTGGAATATTCATTTTGCCCAAACCACCGCTCTAGAGAAAAGAATAACATTCCATTTTGTTACAAAACGCTTCTTGGGATTATCCTTCTTGAGCTGCTGGATTGGGTGCTCAGGAGGGTACACTAACAACAAAACGCATTCATGCCATTTGTTCCATGAAAGGAACAgtgcgggtggggtggggggttgttgtttggtttgttttttttgaagTAGTCAGGAACATTTGGTTTCTCTGCAACATGAAAACTCCTTTTGCACTGACCATTTCAGAATTGCTTATTTTGGTGGTAAAAGGCCACCTATGACAACAGCCAtagatttttcagaaagatttccCTTGTACCCTATTCAGGAGCTTTGAAGCTTTGAATTTCTACTGCATATTTAAGTGTTCGAAATTAATATGAAcatggtggggagggaagacaAAACTGCATACTACGAACAGGCAAAAGACAATGCTTCTAACAGCCACACTAGGTACGTCAGAGTTCTGCTGCTCCCTCTGTTTAgtgcatgctttttttccccctcgcCCAAATCAATTTAAATACTATTTGGAGAGTCAATCaagatttctttcagttttgcaaTATACGGGAACCACAGCAGAGATAAGCTCTCTATCCTTGAAACAAACCCAGAGTTTGTTAGCTTTTCTGTTCCTGGCATCACCGGTGAATCATTGTGTAATCTCAGTCACTCTGACCCTGATCCTACAAATCCTAGTCTGCAACGGAGTTCTCGTAGGCAGAGCTTTGAGCACAGATGTCAGAGAAACCAAGGCCTAAGCCTCTCCAGGTGTCACTTTCCTGTCTGCACCACCACGGAATTCCTTCCACCCTTTGCAGGGTGTTTTGCTCCATGTGCACAAGCAGTCCCTGACTGGCATACGCTGAACAGCTTTCGTGTTAAGTGGTGAAGTCAGTCCACAACCACATTTTAGAGCTTTGAACAAAGcatgcagaaaaattaaatactctCAATAGGTTCAGCCACACCATGTTAAGCCTACCAaactctcctccctcccctgtaTGTTACAATGGCAGAGCTATGCACCAGGAGGCATTCTGGTCTGCCAGCACTACTGCAGACTGCTGTCCACACGGGTAATGACTGATggcacaggagctgctgcacCCTCCTGCGATGCTTCTGATCCGCTACAACTCACCAAACCAGTGAGGTGCTTTATGCGATCAAAAGTGGGCGTTTTTATATACATCTGAAAGAGGCTCCTCTCCAGTGAAGGGCCATCTTTATCGCCTTCTTTCCCTGAAGAAAGCTGATGGCCTCTGTTTGTATTGCAGAAGTGAAACTATTTCAGCAAGTGAGAGTTAATAATACCAGTGCTCCAATAAACTGGTTGTTCTTCTCCTTCCATTCTGAAGCCACCACTGTTCGCTACTGGTTAACAATAATGACTAAACAGCTGCTGTTCAATTTCTGTGAGGGTGCACACAAACCATCAGCTCTAACAAGAAGCTTCGGACAGTGACATGTATACTGAGTATTTGTCTTTCGAGGCATAGAAACATAAGGATATGTTTTGTAAGGATATGATGTAACCTAAAAGACTatgaaaagagcaaaacaaagatgaaaaaaaatacccaaattattaaagaaaagagcaagaaaacaaaggctGAGTTCGGAATTATGTCATCAAATGTAGAAGTTAATCACATATTACTTTAGGCAGTCTACTGAAATCGGTGTTTGCACAATCATTTATTCAATGCTTTTTCTCAGGAGCTCttgtgaaaagaaaggaaaccaaCAGAGAAAGCCCCAAAAAGCTGCTCAATTCATACCTTTCGCGGCGTATTGATCCAGGCCAGATGACAAAAATGAGAATCCACAGAAACTGCCACCACTTCGCAGTTTGCATCATGAAATTCATTTGCTTTGTTGCTAAAAGCCACAATTTCTGTGGGGCAGACAAAGGTGCTGGGTGGGAAGAGAGAACAGGTTGTAATGATTCTGCAGTCTTTTCAGagaattattttagaaaagacTCTCTTGTCTGTTTCTAGGCACTAAGGTAGCAGAGCGCCTCCTTTAGCCTGGTAATTTTAACCATGTTTCCTGCTCAAGATTAGTCTCAGTCAGTCCCAAAGCAACAGCCGTAGCCACCTAGCTAGCATACCCGTTTTTGGCCTTCGGTTATAGACAGATTTTTTGCAGAGACGGAGAAACTGTCTCTGCTAGACCCTCGCTAGACAGAGAGTTTTTGGAACCTGTAGCAGAAAGGACTGCAGGTTAAATCCTCCCCCACGTGCCCACGTACACCAGGACGTTCTTGGCAATTCAAGTGTTCTAGACAGGCTCAATGCTCCCTGTTTGCCCTTTGCACTGCAGCTGTCAAGCTGCGGTTCTGCTAGCCCTGATGCTTAAAAGGAGACAGTCTCCAACGCGACCCCGAACTGCACCCGCAATGCCCTCACCCCCGGGACCTGGCGGTAAGAGGAACCACACTTGCAAGGCCTGCAGCTAGGAGATGCTCTCTAGCTTCCAGACCCATTGCTTTGGCACACAGTGGCCACCTGCCCCCAAGCCTTGTCGCTCACGCTCCAGAAATGGACACATATGCCTTGCAAGGCTAGCCCGGATAAGGCAAAAAGCGCCGCTTTGGACAGCCATGATCTGCAGCAGCACTTGTGATGACCTTCAGCAAGGCCGGAGGCCCATCGTAGAGGGGAGGAAACCACACTCACAAGTCCAGGGGGTAGAAGAAGAGGACCAGGTATTTCCCCTTGAAATCATCCAGGCTCATCTCCTTGAACTCCCCGTTAACAACAGCCGTTCCCTTGAAAAACGGGGCGTGTTGTGTAACGGCTGGAGCGAAGCGCCGGCAGCCTGCGGGGGAGAAAAGATAGCAGCGGGCCGGgccgcctccccctccccctccccctcgcCCTCCGCAGGGGCGTCCGGACCCGCAGGAGAGGCGCCCGCCGCCTGGCCCGGGAGCGGCGCGTCCGTCCGTCCCCGCCGCGTTCCTCGCACTTACCGAGGCTGAGCTGGCGGCGGGCGCAGGGCGGGGGTCGCGCCGTCAGCTCCCtcccggcggcggcagcagcgggcACCTGCGGGGGGACAACGGGGGTCAGAGccggggggactggggggggccggggagggccgGGCGGTCACTTACCGCGCTCCGCAGGAGCCTTCCCAGGGCGGCGGCCATCTtgagcgcggcggcgggcggaggcgggccccgcggccgcgggAGGGACGGGGCGGCTTCGGGCGGGCCCGTAGCGCGGCCGCCCCTCGGCCGCGCCCGCCCGGCACCGGTTTGCgagcggggcaggggctgagccCGGCGCCCGCCGCTGGGGCCCGCGGAGCTGATGTAGCTGGGGCGGGGCCGCCGATGGGACCGAGTTTTGGTGCGTGCCGGTACAGACCGAAACGGCTCGTGCTCAGAAACATCCCAGATATACAAACTATTCAAATGCAATTGGCTCTGACTTTATTGAGCTCGCTCAGATTATAGTTGTTTAATTGTAGTTAAACAACTCCGGCGCGATAGCTGTGTGCCTGCTTAGCTCCTCTCGGCTGTGAGCTGATGCAAACCAAAGCATTGCCCCATTTCCCACGCAAGCACTTATTGCCGCTAATGGGCAGCGCTGCGTTAAGCTCGGCATGTGTCTGTGGCCTCCATCTGCCCTGGAGGTTCGCCCCAGTTCTGGTCGCTACACAGGCTGTCACTGGGGAACCACACTGGtccagccccaggaggagcGGTTGGGATGTACGTTAGCTCTGGGGGAGGTAGGAGAGCTGTAAAACCCCGTCACAGGCCTCCTGTCTTCTGCCAGATGTCAGCAGCACAGGAAAGGTGTACAGCTTGTGGAAGGGACCACATCTGATACAGGCAAACCTATCCCTCTGAAGCTGGGGGCTTCAGAGAGTTTGCTGTTGAAGCCCAAGCTCCCACACCTCAAGCTAAAGGAGCTACTTTAACAGAGTCAGTCGTGCAGTACAAGTTTTTTTCAGgctatttttgttaaataactGATGGTGGCAGCAACAGAGACCACCTTCACCAGGAAGCCACCAGCTGCTGGCCCTGTTTTAGGCCATGTGCTTTGAAGCAGCACAAGTGCTGAGCACAACCCAGCGTACTGAAAATCAAACACTTTCTAAAAGTCCATTTTCTCAACTTCTTTTTGAGTGTTTCTTCATCTAAGTAGTCAAATCTAGTTGAATCCAGTTTCACTTCTGGGTTTTCATAATTTCTGGTTTAATATTCATATTTGTAAATATCTACAGCCTTTTATGAAGGCGAGATTCCACCTTGTGAACTAGAGAGAAGTCTGGCTCCACTAGCAGGATGAGCTTAGCCATGAGCAGCTGGGGCCAAGGCCAAAGGCAGCTGGAGCAATGTCAGCTACATCCCAGGCCCCTGGGATGAGCTCAGTGCATACTGCATATATATTTCCAAACAAATTAGCAAACTTATTCCTGGTACTTATCTGTCTGGCATGGGCCGGTCACTTCTGTAATAGCCAACCCTCTGCCCCTCAAAAGAAGGAGGCTACGTGCAACCTGCCTGTTAGGGTTGGTCACTAGCCAATATTAACTCTCTACTATGTCCAGGAACTGTTTGGGGCAGTGTTAGTGTTGTCCAAAAGCAGGCTGAGACCTTTAACATCATCACTAGTTTCAGTTGCTAGTGCCTTTTTGTGGCACTCCTAATTTTATTAATCCAGATGTAGCCAGTGACAGCTGGAAATGTGACTCTGATAATCACCTCAAAAACTGTAGTGCCCACCAGAGCATCCAGAATAATGTTATCTACTCATACGCGCACAGAGATAATGGTCAGCTGGCTGGGCTTTTGATGAAGATGGGGTGCCCAAAAGGAGATGATGAAGGTGGCGGTGTTCTGCACCAGTGTGCAGGAGACAAACTGTTGCTGTAGCCTTGGGAAGATGAGTGGGAAGAAAATGTGGATGCTAAAGGATGAACATACCCCAGTGTGGGGTCCACCCACGTAGTCTAACTGCTTCCTGCATCCACCAATTTCCTTGAATTCAAAGACATCGCTATTGCTTTTGACTTTGAGGCTGTTCCCTTCAGGCTCAACACCCTCTAACGAGCTCTGCGTGTGCATTTGAGCTTGTGTGCACAGGTGTGCAAGTGCAGTGCTGGGTCAGTGAACTAGCAGGTTCTGAGTTAAGGAGCCTTACGTACCCCCTGCTTCTCATTAGCGCTTTGCTAAGGGAAACCTGAAGGTGGGTGAGAGACAAGTTCAGTTTTGACTCTTGGTGATGAACCAGGGCTGATTGAAAGTGCCAGCTGGATGGGGATTGCTGGGAAGGTCACTGGCTGAGCAAGGGGATCCCGCTGGCTGAGTTACTCAGCTTATTTGCGCGTCTGTTGCCTAAAAGTTAGGGTCACCCTTGCTTAAAAACCTGTCAAAGCCTAAAGGTGGAAGTGAGTAAACTCTTTGTATGTTAGAAAATATATCAGACACAGTGCGGTGAGCTGTGCTGTagcctgcagccctgggagATGGAGAGGGAAGAAGCAGTTGTTGAGAGATGTGTCCACAGTAGAGGTTAGGGAAATCTTCGTGCCACTGCTGAGGGCTGCCAGCAGAGCAGTgaggagcagagctgagcccaGGAGACCTGCAGAGCAGTGACTGTCGGTGAAGAGTAAGCAAAGAAACATCAGCCATTACTGGGGTTGATTCCCTGAATAGCAGTGCAGAATGGCACGTCTGCGTCCATGTCTGCTGGACTGGCACATCCCCTTGAACAGAGAGGCGTGCTCGCCTAGCCAAGTCCCTCATGGCTGCGCAGCAAACTGTGCACCGGGTGACGGCTGGGCCACAGCGGTTCCTTTCCCTCAGCTGTTGGAGCTGTATTGTGGCAGCAAGAAAAGAGCTATTGCTAGGATTTCCTGAGGATGGTTGTCTCACCCACAGATGATTATTCACAACTTCTAAGTCGATGTATTCTAAAATGAtgcccttccccccctccccggaaAGTTATGTTTGTGTAAAACTCTTTGTTTAAACACTTGGCTTGCAGGTGGGGAAATATTGCTCATGCTTTGTTATGAAGGGAGCATAATTCAGCTGCTCAGACTTCTGGATAAGAGCTTGAACTGCTGCCACTGAACAGGgggtttgttttccattttgctttttaccGGGCATCTTCACAATGTGAAGATGGACTTTATCGCTGCCAAAGCGCACCTGGCAAAAgaattcctcctttttcctcagCGCTGGCTCTCACACAGGCTAGAGCAGCTGCTAACGCTGGTTCTTCTTGCCCTCTGAAGTTCAAAATAAGTCTATCGAGCGGTACCATATGCACATCTTTTCCCAAATCTTGTTGTTTGTCTGCTTTGCTGTCTCCCACAGGCCTTCACCTGGCAGGACAAGCCCCAGTTTCATATCTCATCCTGCAGTGAGGGAGTGCTGGTTCATAGTGGTACAGGGCAAGCTCAGCAGTGCACGGACACGGTGGCATGTGAAGGATGAAAGTCTTGAAGCCTGATTCAAACTGAGGCATCTGATGTTGGTGAAAGACTTTCCACGGATTTCAGCAGGCTTTAGGGAGAAGTTTGTCTTGCTGCAAGGTGCAGAGCAGTAGATAAGGCACTTGAATGGATAATGGAAGGTGTAAATTTTGTTTTTGGTTAGGATACTTATCTGCCTGCTTTCactttgtgcctcttttttccTATGTGGGAATAATTAAGTATGTCTTTTTGGTGAAAAACATTGAGCTCTGTTGATAAAAAGTGGTAGATAATGCTTGTGTGTTGTTACCATTATTGTTTTGTGAGAGTTTTTAAAGAGCTCTTTGAAAAATCATCATTAACACAACAAAACATTGGTGAAAAGGTAGCTGCTTCTCTCTAAACTTGATGAAAGGGGTAAGCATGTCCCAAATCAGATCTCCTGCTACTGTGGGTCTTCGAATGGCAGAGTCTGTGCAGAGTACAGGATGCATACGACtgcttgtttaaagaaaaaaatctgctcatCTTCTAGAAGGTTATTTAATTCCATGTGCTTAAATGCTCTAGCAATCATTTGGCCTCTACCTTGAGGAAATAGATAACTGAAAAAACGGTttgaaatggaaggaaacaaCAGAGGCACAAACATTTTTAtctaaaccaaagcaaaaaagttTGGTTTAGACAAGACCGTGCATCACCCCATGGCTGTTGGTAGATGGCAGCCTCTGTCCTTACGCAAAGGGGCTCTGCAGAAGGTTACAGCTGCCTGCAGATGCTTTCTCATAGGCCTGTGTGCTCCCACCTGCTGATACCGAATCTCAGCAGGAGGCAAAATAATTGGGCCATTTGTAGGAATAAGTTTCAGAAGCAATTTCAAACACCATCCAGCTTAGAGCTAATAATGAACAGGCTGCTGCTAGGGTATGTTTCCAGCTGATAGGCAAAAGCCTTTTTGACATCTGGTTCACTTGGGGTCTTACCCTGACATTGCCAGCAGGCTGTACTGAGGCCCAGTGGTTTTTCTCTGGTGGCAGGATAAGACTGGGTGTgttgctgctgtgtttctggCTGGAGCTGCGTGAGCCCACCCTGCTGATGACTCATCCCTTAGAGTGGCTCAGAATATCACACTCTGCCTTGCTGCTTTCCTATTCTTATTACACTGATGCATTTGGGTCTCGCACGGTGTTGGCGTTTCATTTACAAACCTCTCTTTTCCCATAAACGAAAGATGGCTGCCAACCTCGCTTCATCCTGATGCTCGGCACTCAAAAAGGGTTTTTTCTGACCCTTTCCTGAATGACTTTGGATgaagatgttttatttaaaagcagaacaacCAAACACATTAAGTACCTTagaaagcatatttttcagAGCTTAACTGTTTTTTGGTagccttctttttccttccaaaatcagctgcttctgcatATGATTCAGActaaattttcccttttctcccagCAAGCACTGCATCAGGATCTTTAGGCCAGCAAAGAAGACCTGTGTTCCTTCCCTGCCACCCTGTCTTTGTGTCCATGCTTGAGTATTTCAGCACCAGAGTTTACAACAGCAAATAGATAAGCAGTGAAGCAGACTCACAGGTCTCCTGTTTCTATCTCCCCTACTCACAGGGAACGCGACCACTCCATTAAATTGGGTGTGGACATACCTTGAAATTAAAGGACTGTGTTGTCAAGAGAGAAAACGATGTAAACAAGCCTACCTCttactaattttttaattttttggttttttgtgaaCTAGGTGTTCCAGGTGACATAGAAATTAAGATACTAACAGCTATGAAGAAGTCATGAGGTCAGACTCCAAATGCTGCAGTGGGTTTTGAAAAGACCAGCTGATGGACTTTTAAGGCGAGTAGGTCTGCGCATTGGCATTTGTTCTGGCAACCCGTGGGGAGCCACATCCATGAAAAGCGGCATATAGATCTGAGGCTGGTGCTGAGGCAGACCCTTGACATGTGTCAGTGGTCTATTCAGGCTTTAAAAACTGTAGTAGAAAAGAGAGATGCAGTGAGGGCTGATtgtcttgattttgtttttcaaagtagGCCATTGTGCTAGTGAACACATGTCCTTCCATGTCCTAGTGCACCACATTGACTCAGACTTATCAGAAACAAGTTTAATTTTGTTAAATACTGTAAGAGTCATTAAGAAAACCCACTCCATCATTCTTACTGATAAACATGAAGTCAGAATTGCTGCTCTCCATGTAGATGTGTAACTAAGGCAAACATGTTATTGCAGAATCTCAGCAGTCCGATAGCAGAGCTCAGCTTTCCACTCCTTGCACTCAGCCACATTTCAGTTAGGTGACTGCTCCTAGTCCACTTCAATGCGAAGTCATCCGGCTTAGTTGCAGTACCcaccctggcagcagcacaACTCTGTTCAATTGCTGCCCCTGTGTAACTGTGCCCTTGGCTGCCAGGAACATGAAGTGATTCAGAGCTGCGCCATTCATGAACACTAGGTAGCTCCATGGCATTTATGAACACCATATATATCTGTTGCAACTCTTTTGATAAATCTACTTAGCCTTTCAAGAATTAAATAAACGCTTACAAAGTATACAGGACAACATTAGCACGCTGGAGTCCTGCTTCTGTCCCACAGGGCAACATTTCAGGTTACTCTCTGTTTACAGAGGTACATATAGGTATAAGAAAAAAGAGGAGCAGTAGAGCCGTCGGGGGCACATGCTGATTTCCAAGTGCAACTCAAACTTAAGATCTTCAAGATCTGCCCTCTTCATTTGCGCACCTGTATAAAAGTTACACACCAAACAGTGCTCACTGTGGGGTCTCCTGTGAAGGTAAATCCTTCCCGACTGAACAGCCTGATGCTGTATCCCATTGCTGCCAGCAGAAGTTGAGCTTGCTGCTGCAGTGAGTGCTGCCTCACAAAATGGGGACCAAGGCACCTGTGttgatttttcctttggagAGAGGGGTTGCTTGTAGCATTAAAAACGTTGTAGGTAATAAACGGTGTAACTGTGTCTTCCTGCATCAGCCATATTCTCATGCTGGCGTTGTCCTTGTGATGACCGTCAGTGGAAGGCTGGGCAGGGATGTGAAATGCACTCATAACCTGAGCATAATGTGCTCTGTTTACAAGTGAGCATCCGTCCTTGCGCAGAAGTGGTCAAACAACAAGCAGGGCAGGCACTGGGAACCTCCTCTCTGTGCTAAGGCTCTGGCTTCCAGGAAGCAATTTTTCCCTTAAGAATTATTTAAtcagagaaaaatcttctgGTACTTACAGACACAACTGCTGCTATACAGATCTTGGCATTACAAAGAAAGTAACCGCAACATGGCATGGCTTCCCAAGGCTGAACATTTTCTGAAGCGATAGGAGAGAGGGTGTGGAAGATTGCACATAGCAGTGCCACCTGCTTCACACAATAACTTTCAAAGTCCTAACCTTTGACACTTAATTGgataaaaaaaggcatttatgaGACCTGTTTTATCCTAATGCTCAAGGTATTATTCATTAGGTgcatttctcatttatttcctATGTTCAGAAAATATGTTCTAGGCAGTCTGCAAGTCCTGCTATTACACGTCATTTCTGCCTGGCTGTAGAGAGAAATATGATTggtacaataaaaaaaaaagaagaaaaaagtggtgTCTGTGCTCCACTTACAAGAAGGTGCACATTAATTTGATTTGCTTCATGTGGATTTAATCAATGCAAatacagctgggggaagagtgTGAGTAATGGGTtggttttattcctttattcctttattttattctttgcttgaCCTGCTGAATTGATCTACCTTGTTGCCAGGAAAATCAGAATCGTGCTTATATGAGCATCTGTCCTTCATAGAAGAGGATTTCTGTTGCAATATAGCACTTAAAATTCACAAACTTTCCACAAGTGGCTGATGTCTCACACAACTGCTtatcaagatttaaaaaaaaaaaaaaagagctgtggCAGAAAAGACGGGATTCCCTCGGGTACTTCCTTCGGGGACTTTTAAGATTTCCAGAAATGCGAGAAGCCCGTGCCTTGAGCCCGGGGAGAGGGGCGTGCATGGCATGGCAGAGGGTGAAGCCTGCCAGTTGTGGGGGTCTCCTTCCCTCGGCTGTGAGGGGCACCGAGACCTGCCGCGGCACAGGCAGGGCCGGGGAGCCCCTGGGGGGgcccgggcagggcagggcagccctgggtcGCCGGGTcgggccggagccgccgccgcggggtGGCGCCCGGCACCAGGgctgcgccgcgccgccgccgtcGGGGACAGGCCGCGCCGCGAGGGTCACCCCGCATCGCCCCCCGCAACGCACCGCTCCCCGCGTCGCATCGCGTCGACCCGTGGCCTCCCACCGCCCCTCCCTGCCGCGCAggagccgccccgccgcctcccgctgTCCGGGACTGCTCCGGCCCGGCCCTGTCCCTGGGGGTGCCGCTCGCTCCGCGGCGACGCGGCGGGGCCAGCGCCAGgtgcggcggggcggccccaGGACTACAGGTCCCGGCGTGCCCGGCCCCgcggagccggcggcggggatGGCGCCtgcgcggggctgcggggccgcccGGCGGTGCCACACCCccgggggagggcggcgggagCGCCCCAGCCCTCCGGCCGGCGGGgagcccgcggggcgggggatGGAGTAGCggggcgaggcgaggcgaggcgaggcgaggcgaggcgcaGCGGGAGCAGATAGCGCGGGGAGCGCCGCCTCCGCCCGGGAgcgcggaggaggaggaggaggaggaggaggaggaggagaaggaggggggggggggggggggggggggggggggaggcaggcaggcaggcaggaatcAT
This region includes:
- the PRDX3 gene encoding thioredoxin-dependent peroxide reductase, mitochondrial; the encoded protein is MAAALGRLLRSAVPAAAAAGRELTARPPPCARRQLSLGCRRFAPAVTQHAPFFKGTAVVNGEFKEMSLDDFKGKYLVLFFYPLDFTFVCPTEIVAFSNKANEFHDANCEVVAVSVDSHFCHLAWINTPRKSGGLGKMNIPVLSDLTKQISRDYGVLLEGPGIALRGLFIIDPNGIIKHLSINDLPVGRSVEETLRLVKAFQYVETHGEVCPANWTPDSPTIKPSPEASKEYFEKVHT